A region of the Bacillus sp. NP247 genome:
CTTTTCACGTAATCTCTCAATACGGGCATCTTTAAAAATTTCAAGAGAACCGATTAATGGTGCAATACTTAATACGTGAGGTGTTCCTATTTGATAAGCTCCAGCATGGTCAGCCGCAGTTAATGAATGCTCCATATCAAATTGCTTATCTTTTCTAGAACTAAACCAACCAGATAATCCTGGGAGTCTATTAAAGTGTTTATTATTTACATAAAGGCCTGCAACACCACCAGGACCTGCATTTAAATATTTATAATTACACCATATAGCGAAATCTACATCCCACTCTTTAAAATGATGCGGAATGGAGCCGATTGAATGACATAAGTCAAAACCGATATGAATACCACGCTTATGAGCTTCAGCTGTTAATCGCTTCATATCAAGAATTTGTCCACTCCTATATAGTACAGAAGGCAATAATATTAAAGCGATATCATCGGTCATCGCATGAATAATATCATCTTCAAAAAGTGTTCTTCCATCTCGGCTTTTCACTCGTACTAAATGCTCATCTGGATCTAAGCCTTTTAAACGAATTTGACTCTGAAGTGCATAAATATCTGACGGAAAAGTTAATTCATCCGCAAGAATTTTTGTTCGTATTCCTTTTGGCTCATAAAAAGTCGCAATAACTTGATGTATATTCGCAGTCGTGGAACCGGTTACAATCGTTTCTTCCGGTAAAGCCCCAATAAGAGGTGCTGTCAATTCACCCAATTTCTCCGAAAGGAAAAACCACGGATGCTCACCTTCAGTCCATCCATCAATTCCAAACTCTTTCCATGAATCTAGCAAAGTAAGTAACGATTTCTCTGCTCTTTTTGAAAGCAACCCTAAAGAGTTACCATCTAAATATATTGTTCCTTCTTTTTTATAAAATTCAGATTGAAAATCTTTCAGTTCATCATGTTTATCACATTCAAGCGCATACTCATAAGTTGGTTGAAATGGTTCTTTATACATGGTGTCACCTTCTTTTAATTTTCTTTTTATTCTAACTAATTGAAATATATCACTTAAATTGATATAACGTCAATGATATTATGTCAGTTGACTTTATATACGAACTTCTTTTACAATACAATTATATTTTCAGATATTTCAGTATAAAGAGGTGATTCCTTGAAAAATTCTACTCGTTCAACAAGAAAACACCGCTCCTTAGAAACAAAAAAGAAACTATTACATTCCGGTTATACTATTTTTATAAAAAACGGATTTCAGAAAACTACAATCACGCAAATTATTAAACATGCAGAAACTGGTTATGGAACAGCATATGTATATTTTAAAAACAAAGATGCTCTCCTCATTATTTTGATGGAAGGTGTGATGAATCGCTTTTATGATATTGCAGATCGCTCCTTTTCCCCTCAAACAAAGTTAGAAGCATGTGATATGATTCAAAGTCAAGTTAGAGCATTCTTACAATTAGCGGAAGAAGAACGGGATATTTTGCAAGTTGTCGAAGAAGCAATAGGATTATCAAGAGAGATAAGTCAAAAATGGGATGAGATTCGTGAACGCTTTATAAAAAGTATTACACAGGATATTACTTACTCTCAAGAAGGTGGATTGGCGCAGCCTGAATTAAATAAAGAGATTGTAGCACGTGGTTGGTTCGCGATGAATGAAACGTTTCTTTGGAAAATCGTACAAAATGATAAAGAGCTAAATTTAGAAGAAGTTGTACATACATTGACAGTGATGTATACGACAGGTCTATATAAATAGCACACCATTTATTCATAAGGTGTGCTATTTTACATCTATAAAAATATTTTATTGGGATACGGTAATGCTAGAGGTGGCTTTTCAGATAAAGGGAAATATTTTAGTTCTACAGATTCTCCATCAACTGCTTTTAACCCACCTCCGATAATTTCACACTCAAATACAACAACAATATACTCTACTTGATCCCCATTCGAATATGTATGACGAAACTCTTTCCCTCCAAATACCCCTTTTTCTTTTTTTACTTTTATTTTTAATCCTGTTTCTTCCCACACTTCTCTAACAACCGCTTCTTCTGGTGTTTCTCCTGGTTCGATTGCCCCTGCTGGCAAACTCCAGTGTACTCCTCCAGGATATTGGAATAAGATTTCCCCCTGCTCGTTTTTAATAACAGCAGCTATACTCGGCATAAAAATAAGTTCAGATCCTAATTTTTCACGAAGTCTTTTATAATATAATGACATTGGCATTTGATTTTCTCCCTCCACAACAAATAACTGTATTTTCTAACAATTATTATATAATATTATTAATATCAACTTCTATAAAGAAAGGAAGATCAAATGTCACAAGAGAAACCAACAAATCAGTTTCTATCGTTTTTATCCGTTACAAAAAAGCCTGTAAGTTTAAATTTTTTAAATGAACTTGTTAAAGCTCATCAAGAGAAAGTAAAGTGGGAAACTCTTACTAAAATAATTGACTGGGAAAAAGGTAATGAAACAAGTAATTATTTTCCTTCCATTGAGACATACATAAACCGTATTACAACAAAAGGTCTGGGGGGTACTTGTTGGACGTGCTCGATTGGATTCCATTGGTTATTATCAAACCGTGGTTTTGACGTTCATTATTTGTATATGAATCCCGGACATTTATGCTTACGCGTTAACTTAGAGCAGCCTTACTACGTTGATGTTGGTTA
Encoded here:
- the kynU gene encoding kynureninase; translated protein: MYKEPFQPTYEYALECDKHDELKDFQSEFYKKEGTIYLDGNSLGLLSKRAEKSLLTLLDSWKEFGIDGWTEGEHPWFFLSEKLGELTAPLIGALPEETIVTGSTTANIHQVIATFYEPKGIRTKILADELTFPSDIYALQSQIRLKGLDPDEHLVRVKSRDGRTLFEDDIIHAMTDDIALILLPSVLYRSGQILDMKRLTAEAHKRGIHIGFDLCHSIGSIPHHFKEWDVDFAIWCNYKYLNAGPGGVAGLYVNNKHFNRLPGLSGWFSSRKDKQFDMEHSLTAADHAGAYQIGTPHVLSIAPLIGSLEIFKDARIERLREKSLHITRYMLNLIQLELNDMGFTIGNPLEDEKRGGHIYLEHAEAARICKALKANGVIPDFRAPNGVRLAPVALYNTYEEVWKSVQILKNIMKNEEYKNFENKREVVA
- a CDS encoding TetR/AcrR family transcriptional regulator — encoded protein: MKNSTRSTRKHRSLETKKKLLHSGYTIFIKNGFQKTTITQIIKHAETGYGTAYVYFKNKDALLIILMEGVMNRFYDIADRSFSPQTKLEACDMIQSQVRAFLQLAEEERDILQVVEEAIGLSREISQKWDEIRERFIKSITQDITYSQEGGLAQPELNKEIVARGWFAMNETFLWKIVQNDKELNLEEVVHTLTVMYTTGLYK
- a CDS encoding NUDIX domain-containing protein, producing the protein MPMSLYYKRLREKLGSELIFMPSIAAVIKNEQGEILFQYPGGVHWSLPAGAIEPGETPEEAVVREVWEETGLKIKVKKEKGVFGGKEFRHTYSNGDQVEYIVVVFECEIIGGGLKAVDGESVELKYFPLSEKPPLALPYPNKIFL